Part of the Terrisporobacter glycolicus ATCC 14880 = DSM 1288 genome is shown below.
AATTGTATCATGCCTTCACCATATGTATGTATAAATTCATATAATTCTTTACCAAAATCCTCATCTTTAAATGTTTCAATCACTTCTCCACTTTGCGCTATTACTCTTAATTTAGAGGACTTTTTATCTAAATATATTACTGAAATACCATCAGATTTTGAGAATTTCATTAATTTTTCTATAGTATATTGAATTAATGATTTATACTCTTTATCCATATCAAAGATACTTATATCACTACTAATTTGAGTTATTTGATTAAGAGCAATTTGCAGTGTATCATTTAGAAATTTTGTAAGAGTTATATCTAGTTTGCAACTTGCAATATATTTTACATTATTACTTTCATCAAATATAGGTCCTAAGGTATTGCTATACCACTTTTTTTCATTTGTAGTAAAATAGACATTTTCATTATTAATTATTTTTTTCTTCTCAATTGATAATTTTTCTTTTTTTTCCATATAGGACCAATCTTCTTTGCAAAAAAAGTCCCGACTTGTTTTCCCTATAATTTCACTTTTTTCACAACCAAGATTGTCTGCAAATTGTTGATTAACATATATATACTCTCCATCAGTATCTTTAATACAACATTCTACCTGTATAACATCTAGTAAACCCTCTAAATCTTTTCTTGTATACTGTTTGTCATAATGAGTTTTACCAGTTATAAAATAAGCATTTTCCCCCTTAAAATCATCTTCTACAATTTCTCCCCATAATGATTGTAGGTTATTATTTTGAGTTTTTACGCAAAAATGAAACTTCTTATTTCCTGGAAGAATATCTATAAGATCATCAATGGGATGAGAGCTAATAGATATTATTTGAAACAAGTTTTTCCCAATTACATATTCTTCACTAACCCCTAATAAGTCTAAAAGAAACTTATTTACAAATAGAATTTCTTTATCTTCGTTTATTGCAATAATAGCATAACGTAAAGAATTTAAAATTTTAATCATATTTTTCCCCTTTTCCTTTACCCATAAAAAGAACAATTTTATTCTTTTTTCATTTGTATATAAATATTTTATAATAGAATCTGTTTGAATTCAAAGTATTTTGTAAGTTAAAAAATACTATTTTTAGATATATAATACCATTTTATGTTTTATTGTTATAAAATGTAAAATGGTATTATAATATGTATTATCACAAACTTTATATAAATGATTTATTTATGATTGAATACATTTATTTTAAAGAATATAGACTTTATTTTTTTAATTTACATGTTAAAAAAAGTACCAGACACCCTGGTACTTTAAATTTAAATGTAAGAAATTATAGATTCATGGGTTTTAATTCCTGCTATTCCATCAATAGTAAGATTTTTCTTTTTTTGATATTTTTCTACGGTTGCTTGCGTATCCTTTCCAAAATATCCATCTACTGCAATATCATAACCTAATTCTTTTAAAGCTTTTTGTAGCCATTTAGTATGTTCTAATTTTTTATCTTTATCTTTTATACTTAATGGATGTATTTCCACAGCTGCTTTTGTTTTAGGTCCAAATATTCCATCTTCAGCTAAATTACAATTATAAGATTCATTTAAAGCATTTTGTAATGATTTAATTAAAATTTTAGATATACTATCTTCCTTATCTTTATTGGTATTATCATTATCACCTTTACTTGAATATTTTTTATAACAATAGTCTAGGTCAGTATCTCCGTCAATTCCAGATACTCTGCCACTTTCGCTATATTGCCACATTACATGAGACTCACTATAAGAGCATCTTGAAGCGTATTGAGCTATCCATAAGTCATAATCTCTTTGAAGGCTTTTGAAAAAATAATTGTTGGAGAAATCTATGTTTGTATAAAGTCCAGGAATATATCCTCCTTTTTCAATTTCCTTTAAAAAAGAATAGGCAAATGCTGTTGCCTTAGTTTTGTTTATACTTACTCCCTGTTTCTTTGCATAACTTACACTATCATATTCAAAATCATAAAAAACAGGATAAGTTATTTTGTCTTTGTAAGGCTTAATTACTTCCATACACTTAACAGCCTCTAATTTAGCTTTTTCCTCACTTATAGCATAGCTAAACCAGTATATACCTATATCAATACCTTCTTCTATAGCACCTTTAATATATTCTTCGAATTTTTCGTCTACAGTAGATGACCCATATCCTGCTCTAATAATAACAAATTTTATACCATCATCTTTTACTTTCTTCCAATTAATATTTCCGTTGTGTTTTGACACATCGATACCTTTAATAGTTGCCATTTAATCACTTCCTTATTATATATATGGAAAAGAATCTACTATTTAGTAGATTCTTTTCATTTTAATGGCCTGTTTATTATATGAATTATTATCTTATGTTATATAGAATTGTAATTTTGAAAGTTCTAGCTTTAATAAGTGATTATCTTATTATCCAGTTAATCATATTTTTGTACTCTTTTAATTATTTAGGATTAAGAAGAGTTTTATAATTTAGTTTTGATTTCTATAATCACTTATAGTCTATATTATTAAGTACAATAAGTTTTTGTTACTATAAACGACAGAATTTTTATTTTAGAAGAATTTCATTATTACATAAAAATCTAATATTTTTTAAAACGTAAAAAGACTAAGTAATATTTTACTTAGCCTTTTCTTACAATATCTTAATTAGAAACCGAGAATATAAATAAAATCAAGAATAAAAAATAAAGGTTTTACATTTTTAATTATAGCCTTATATATTTATTTTATACTCTTAAATAATAAATTTTATAATATAAGTAAATATTATGAAATAAATAGAATAAATTTTGCTAAAATATACAAACTAAAAGTGGAGGTGGTATTATGGTAAATTTAACTACAAAAGAAAGACTTTTACTAGAAGATGAAAAAAGTCATGAAACTTTATGCGTTTCAAAATATAATGATTATTCAAACAGAGCTAAGTGTCAAGAACTAAAACAATTATTTTCTTCTTTGGCTCAAAAAGAACAACAACATTTAGATTCCATTAATCAAATATTAAATGGTACAGTGCCAAATGTTAATTCTGGTAACCAAGGCAGTCAAAATCAACAAAATCAACAAATGCAGCAAAATAGCACACTTTCAATGCCTAATATGGGAAGTAATGTGTCTAGCGCTACATATGATGAAAATGATAAAATGTTATGTCAAGACACTTTATCTACTGAAAAATATGTTTCTGCTACATACAATACGGCTATCTTTGAATTTAAAGATAAAAATATTAGACAAGTTTTAAATCATATTCAAAAAGAAGAACAAGAACATGGAGAACAAATTTATAATTATATGAATCAACATAATATGTATAATTAGACAATTATCTATAAAATCTCGTAATAAAACTATTTTTATTACGAGATTTTTTTATTTTATTCTATTCTTATTGCTTATTCTATTATTTTTAATTACACTTTTATTAAATAATATATAAGAAGGTGTATATATGAATGAATTTGTTATAAGATTTGCCGAGAAAAATGATGCTGAAGCAATTTTAAAAATTTACGCACCTTATGTAATTAGCACATCAATAACATTTGAGTATGCAGTACCTACCATTGATGAAATTCGTAGTAGAATTGAAAAAACGAAAGAAAACTATCCT
Proteins encoded:
- a CDS encoding GH25 family lysozyme — encoded protein: MATIKGIDVSKHNGNINWKKVKDDGIKFVIIRAGYGSSTVDEKFEEYIKGAIEEGIDIGIYWFSYAISEEKAKLEAVKCMEVIKPYKDKITYPVFYDFEYDSVSYAKKQGVSINKTKATAFAYSFLKEIEKGGYIPGLYTNIDFSNNYFFKSLQRDYDLWIAQYASRCSYSESHVMWQYSESGRVSGIDGDTDLDYCYKKYSSKGDNDNTNKDKEDSISKILIKSLQNALNESYNCNLAEDGIFGPKTKAAVEIHPLSIKDKDKKLEHTKWLQKALKELGYDIAVDGYFGKDTQATVEKYQKKKNLTIDGIAGIKTHESIISYI
- a CDS encoding spore coat protein; this encodes MVNLTTKERLLLEDEKSHETLCVSKYNDYSNRAKCQELKQLFSSLAQKEQQHLDSINQILNGTVPNVNSGNQGSQNQQNQQMQQNSTLSMPNMGSNVSSATYDENDKMLCQDTLSTEKYVSATYNTAIFEFKDKNIRQVLNHIQKEEQEHGEQIYNYMNQHNMYN